From Corvus cornix cornix isolate S_Up_H32 chromosome 6, ASM73873v5, whole genome shotgun sequence, one genomic window encodes:
- the OPN4 gene encoding melanopsin isoform X1: protein MDLPLRPPTKMTVQDVPRAFPTVDVPDHAHYTIGVVILIVGITGTLGNFLVFYAFCRSRSLQTPANILIINLAISDFLMSITQSPVFFTNSLYKHWIFGEKGCELYAFCGALFGITSMITLTVIALDRYFVITKPLASVGVTSKKKALIILVGVWLYSLAWSLPPFFGWSAYVPEGLLTSCSWDYMTFTPSVRAYTMLLFCFVFFIPLIAIIYSYVSIFEAIKKANKSVQTFGCKRGNKEFQKQYQRMKNEWKMAKIALIVILFFVVSWSPYSVVALVAFAGYSHVLTPFMHSIPAVIAKASVIHNPIIYAITHPKYRRAIATHVPCLRPLLRISPKDSRSFSSYHSSRRVTVTSQSSEISGLQKGKMRLSSLSDSESGCTETETDTPSMFSRLARRRISYEMEKDTTQTSDIRAKLTSQDSGNCEKIAVDVDDILMVELNVMEYMATPTETSKTCSLEESKKGESLNSIGQRKGESHQGSSSAQIPSITITCSSVQGVELPSRYNSGFLYPKSNSHKQNKKSSS from the exons ATGGATCTGCCTCTTAGACCCCCAACA AAGATGACAGTGCAAGATGTTCCTCGCGCTTTTCCTACAGTGGATGTCCCAGACCATGCCCATTATACAATTGGAGTTGTCATTCTTATAGTGGGGATCACAGGAACTCTGGGTAATTTCCTGGTCTTCTATGCTTTCTGCAG GAGTAGGAGCCTTCAAACTCCAGCCAACATACTCATCATCAATCTAGCTATTAGTGACTTCCTGATGTCCATTACACAGTCTCCGGTTTTTTTCACCAACAGCCTCTACAAACACTGGATTTTTGGTGAGAAAG GCTGTGAGCTGTATGCCTTCTGCGGAGCTCTTTTTGGCATAACATCTATGATCACTTTGACGGTGATTGCCTTGGACAGATATTTTGTCATCACAAAACCTCTGGCTTCTGTTGGAGTGACGTCTAAGAAGAAGGCCCTAATAATCCTGGTAGGAGTCTGGCTGTACTCTTTGGCTTGGAGTCTCCCACCCTTCTTTGGATGGA GTGCATATGTTCCTGAGGGTTTGCTGACTTCCTGTTCCTGGGACTACATGACTTTCACACCATCAGTCCGTGCCTACacaatgctgcttttctgctttgtctttttcattcctttgatTGCTATCATATACAGCTATGTCTCTATATTTGAGGCTATCAAGAAGGCCAACAA GTCTGTTCAGACATTTGGATGCAAACGTGGAAATAAAGAGTTCCAGAAACAGTATCAGAGGATGAAAAATGAGTGGAAGATGGCCAAAATTGCACTGATCGTCATCTTGTTTTTTGTCGTTTCCTGGTCACCATACTCTGTTGTTGCTCTGGTAGCTTTTGCTGG GTATTCCCATGTCCTAACACCCTTCATGCACTCCATACCAGCTGTGATTGCCAAAGCTTCTGTCATCCATAACCCCATCATTTATGCCATCACTCACCCCAAATACAG AAGAGCCATTGCAACACATGTTCCTTGCCTTCGACCCCTACTGAGAATTTCTCCTAAAGACTCACGGTCTTTCAGCAGTTACCACTCCTCCAGACGAGTGACCGTAACCAGCCAGTCTTCTGAGATAAGTgggctgcagaaaggaaaaatgagactGTCTTCTCTCTCTGACAGTGAATCA GGGTGTACTGAAACAGAAACTGATACTCCCAGTATGTTCTCCAGACTTGCCAGAAGACGAATTTCctatgaaatggaaaaagatacAACTCAGACTAGTGACATAAGAGCCAAACTGACAAGCCAGGATTCTGGGAATTGTGAGAAG ATAGCTGTAGATGTTGATGACATATTGATGGTGGAACTGAATGTCATGGAGTACATGGCTACACCTACT GAAACATCTAAAACATGCAGCTTGGAAGAAAGCAAG AAAGGTGAGAGCCTGAACAGTATTggacaaagaaaaggagagtCTCACCAGGGATCATCTTCAGCCCAGATACCCAGTATTACAATAACATGCAGCAGTGTCCAAGGAGTAGAGCTGCCTTCTAGATACAACTCTGGTTTCCTGTACCCTAAGTCCAACAGTCACAAGCAGAACAAGAAGTCCAGCAGTTAA
- the OPN4 gene encoding melanopsin isoform X2: MDLPLRPPTKMTVQDVPRAFPTVDVPDHAHYTIGVVILIVGITGTLGNFLVFYAFCRSRSLQTPANILIINLAISDFLMSITQSPVFFTNSLYKHWIFGEKGAYVPEGLLTSCSWDYMTFTPSVRAYTMLLFCFVFFIPLIAIIYSYVSIFEAIKKANKSVQTFGCKRGNKEFQKQYQRMKNEWKMAKIALIVILFFVVSWSPYSVVALVAFAGYSHVLTPFMHSIPAVIAKASVIHNPIIYAITHPKYRRAIATHVPCLRPLLRISPKDSRSFSSYHSSRRVTVTSQSSEISGLQKGKMRLSSLSDSESGCTETETDTPSMFSRLARRRISYEMEKDTTQTSDIRAKLTSQDSGNCEKIAVDVDDILMVELNVMEYMATPTETSKTCSLEESKKGESLNSIGQRKGESHQGSSSAQIPSITITCSSVQGVELPSRYNSGFLYPKSNSHKQNKKSSS, encoded by the exons ATGGATCTGCCTCTTAGACCCCCAACA AAGATGACAGTGCAAGATGTTCCTCGCGCTTTTCCTACAGTGGATGTCCCAGACCATGCCCATTATACAATTGGAGTTGTCATTCTTATAGTGGGGATCACAGGAACTCTGGGTAATTTCCTGGTCTTCTATGCTTTCTGCAG GAGTAGGAGCCTTCAAACTCCAGCCAACATACTCATCATCAATCTAGCTATTAGTGACTTCCTGATGTCCATTACACAGTCTCCGGTTTTTTTCACCAACAGCCTCTACAAACACTGGATTTTTGGTGAGAAAG GTGCATATGTTCCTGAGGGTTTGCTGACTTCCTGTTCCTGGGACTACATGACTTTCACACCATCAGTCCGTGCCTACacaatgctgcttttctgctttgtctttttcattcctttgatTGCTATCATATACAGCTATGTCTCTATATTTGAGGCTATCAAGAAGGCCAACAA GTCTGTTCAGACATTTGGATGCAAACGTGGAAATAAAGAGTTCCAGAAACAGTATCAGAGGATGAAAAATGAGTGGAAGATGGCCAAAATTGCACTGATCGTCATCTTGTTTTTTGTCGTTTCCTGGTCACCATACTCTGTTGTTGCTCTGGTAGCTTTTGCTGG GTATTCCCATGTCCTAACACCCTTCATGCACTCCATACCAGCTGTGATTGCCAAAGCTTCTGTCATCCATAACCCCATCATTTATGCCATCACTCACCCCAAATACAG AAGAGCCATTGCAACACATGTTCCTTGCCTTCGACCCCTACTGAGAATTTCTCCTAAAGACTCACGGTCTTTCAGCAGTTACCACTCCTCCAGACGAGTGACCGTAACCAGCCAGTCTTCTGAGATAAGTgggctgcagaaaggaaaaatgagactGTCTTCTCTCTCTGACAGTGAATCA GGGTGTACTGAAACAGAAACTGATACTCCCAGTATGTTCTCCAGACTTGCCAGAAGACGAATTTCctatgaaatggaaaaagatacAACTCAGACTAGTGACATAAGAGCCAAACTGACAAGCCAGGATTCTGGGAATTGTGAGAAG ATAGCTGTAGATGTTGATGACATATTGATGGTGGAACTGAATGTCATGGAGTACATGGCTACACCTACT GAAACATCTAAAACATGCAGCTTGGAAGAAAGCAAG AAAGGTGAGAGCCTGAACAGTATTggacaaagaaaaggagagtCTCACCAGGGATCATCTTCAGCCCAGATACCCAGTATTACAATAACATGCAGCAGTGTCCAAGGAGTAGAGCTGCCTTCTAGATACAACTCTGGTTTCCTGTACCCTAAGTCCAACAGTCACAAGCAGAACAAGAAGTCCAGCAGTTAA